From Plasmodium knowlesi strain H genome assembly, chromosome: 6, one genomic window encodes:
- a CDS encoding pre-mRNA-splicing factor CEF1, putative → MRIQIKGGIWKNCEDEVLKAAVMKYGLNNWSRVASLLVRKSAKQCKARWYEWLDPSVKKTEWSKEEEEKLLHLAKLFPTQWRTIAPIVGRTAKQCLDHYEYLLDEAEGKVYDKNKNPRHLRPGEIDPAPETKPAKADPVDMDEDEKEMLAEAKARLANTKGKKAKRKAREKQLEQARRLALLQKKRELKAAGIVSTTTGYKKNDKHRIDHVKEILFERKPAKGFFDVSEEQSLTHFDEKKDNKFKSIKSMDVNNINDVALGPHDDNDEADASRKKGSSKGKRNNNEEKDLLSAIENYDKQYNELSHLRKRVRLNLPEPILNENELEEIIQINKEASSFNKIIKEQNEKNNQNGLAVSNILPSVTSSPFMLNERDKFSSIGTNFYSKSIAFSSKLDFGIRQAAQSIISRNVNEPIIGMGDSIQTKQQMKKNQGGEQVEDDAHHPNGDDEEEYSPMLHDEPENIAQNVQAVREEIENSKKLNQNEVPIKARNHLKEKIINDIRSYQKNASLYAQSLISYKIGKNENSVLGGNTLLSELYDEDYEEKIDRAKLLIKSSLAHLPKESNVIELQIPEELNEEESEIKYEPVQVEKDMQDIEKEKKMEQLKKEQERFNSQNKVIRWNLPRPYFLPQINLTPSVPMPSTLEEETSKEVENAVLSEMHLLIRNDMFNYPMKNGTPIQKRVPLDNVDKTYMRMAIQFVQDELQNITPANGDVGKLEEEQPNGLNPSNEATTLPIRQQHNVETWSKINEKVLFCPAKKCYTFIDCMSERDIKESYKNTCDKLNNFIKKNVELYKKTENKYDIYTKGYELKIKGYKKSFDSQFNTYINYSNEKDALNALHEREKAHARKRIQEEREENKKEIEYHKSLQRLYVELLQDNKRLREGDTRSVSVQ, encoded by the coding sequence ATGAGGATCCAAATTAAGGGAGGAATATGGAAGAACTGCGAAGATGAGGTGCTGAAGGCGGCTGTGATGAAGTACGGCCTGAACAATTGGTCTAGAGTTGCGTCTCTTCTGGTGAGGAAGTCAGCCAAACAGTGCAAGGCCAGGTGGTATGAGTGGTTAGACCCATCAGTGAAAAAAACTGAATGGagtaaggaggaagaagagaaactcCTACATCTGGCCAAGCTATTTCCAACACAATGGAGAACAATTGCACCCATAGTTGGAAGAACAGCCAAGCAGTGTTTGGATCATTATGAATACCTCCTGGATGAAGCAGAAGGGAAGGTATACGACAAGAACAAAAATCCGAGACATTTGCGACCAGGGGAAATAGATCCTGCACCGGAAACGAAACCTGCAAAGGCTGATCCCGTGGATATGGATgaagacgaaaaagaaatgttagCAGAGGCGAAAGCAAGGCTTGCAAAtaccaaagggaagaaggcaaAAAGGAAGGCCAGAGAAAAGCAGTTAGAACAAGCTAGACGGTTGGCattgttgcaaaaaaaaagagagctAAAAGCCGCAGGAATTGTTTCTACCACCACgggatacaaaaaaaatgataaacatAGAATAGATCATGTGAAGGAGATTCTATTCGAAAGAAAACCAGCCAAGGGATTCTTCGACGTGAGTGAAGAGCAGTCACTTACCCATttcgatgaaaaaaaagataacaaATTTAAAAGCATAAAATCAATGGACGTGAATAATATAAATGATGTAGCATTGGGTCCGCACGATGACAATGATGAGGCAGATGCTTCGAGGAAGAAAGGATCGTCCAAAGGTAAACGAAATaataatgaagagaaggatCTCCTTTCAGCCATCGAAAATTACGACAAGCAGTACAACGAATTGAGTCATCTGAGAAAAAGGGTTCGACTGAATCTACCAGAACCCATTTTAAACGAAAATGAATTGGAAGAAATAattcaaataaataaagaagctAGCTCGTtcaataaaattataaaagaacaaaatgaaaagaacaaCCAAAACGGATTAGCCGTTAGCAATATTCTCCCAAGTGTGACCAGCTCCCCTTTTATGTTAAACGAGAGGGACAAATTTTCATCCATCGGAACGAACTTTTACAGTAAATCCATTGCCTTTTCAAGCAAACTAGATTTTGGCATACGGCAAGCCGCACAAAGTATTATATCAAGAAATGTGAACGAACCCATCATTGGGATGGGGGATTCCATACAAACAAAGCAgcagatgaagaagaatcaGGGGGGGGAGCAGGTTGAGGATGACGCGCACCATCCCAATggggatgatgaagaagagtaCTCTCCTATGCTTCACGATGAACCGGAAAATATTGCACAAAATGTGCAAGCAGTgagagaagaaatagaaaactcaaaaaaattgaaccAGAATGAAGTTCCCATCAAAGCGAGAAACcatttaaaggagaaaattataaatgacATTAGGAGCTaccaaaaaaatgcaagtcTCTATGCCCAGTCGTTAATATCttacaaaattggaaaaaatgaaaattccGTTTTGGGTGGGAATACTCTGCTAAGCGAATTGTACGATGAGGattacgaagaaaaaattgacagAGCTAAATTGCTCATAAAATCTTCCCTAGCACATTTGCCAAAAGAATCCAATGTGATTGAGTTACAAATTCCGGAAGAGTTAAATGAAGAGGAGtcggaaataaaatatgaaccCGTTCAGGTAGAAAAAGACATGCAAGATatcgaaaaggagaaaaaaatggagcaacttaaaaaggaacaggAAAGGTTTAATAGCCAAAATAAAGTTATTAGGTGGAATTTGCCAAGACcatatttccttccccaaATAAATCTAACCCCATCCGTACCCATGCCTAGCACTCTAGAGGAGGAAACATCAAAAGAGGTGGAAAATGCAGTACTTAGCGAAATGCACCTTTTGATCAGAAATGATATGTTTAATTACCCAATGAAAAATGGCACGCCCATTCAGAAAAGGGTCCCTCTAGATAATGTAGACAAGACGTACATGAGAATGGCCATCCAGTTTGTCCAGGATGAGTTGCAAAATATTACGCCAGCGAATGGTGATGTGGGAAAACTCGAGGAGGAACAGCCAAATGGGTTGAATCCCTCTAATGAAGCCACTACGTTGCCCATCCGCCAACAACACAATGTAGAAACATGGAGCAAAATAAACGAGAAAGTACTCTTCTGCCCCgcgaaaaaatgttacacgTTTATCGACTGCATGAGCGAACGTGATATCAAAGAAAGTTACAAAAACACATGCGACAAGCTTAACaactttattaaaaaaaatgttgagctatataaaaaaacagaaaacaAATACGACATATATACAAAGGGTTATGAGCTAAAAATTAAGGGTTATAAAAAATCCTTCGATTCACAATTCAACACGTATATAAATTATTCAAACGAGAAGGACGCGCTGAACGCTCTGCATGAGCGGGAGAAAGCACATGCCCGTAAGCGCATTCAGGAGGAAcgagaggaaaacaaaaaagaaattgagTACCACAAGTCTCTCCAGCGGCTGTACGTCGAGCTGCTTCAGGACAACAAGCGTTTGCGGGAGGGAGACACCAGATCGGTTTCCGTCCAGTAG
- a CDS encoding aspartyl protease, putative codes for MTPNMVARIGFLCLLNIWLSTFSSSLLKNTMGSNFYVASHGVDKMQMDFPHRVHGDLTSEKANQKNSPILIKLIKEDIPSKKMTTYYGQVAIGEKSENVINVLFDTGSTEFWIPFENCRGDNFPDSHNKYKRTKSFKNKFNKEGIPTLLEINYLSGKIIGFDGYDTIKLGANLSVPNTNIAFATKIEIPVLEEFKWDGILGLGFENADSRQRGIKPFLDHLKDENILTEMGYKNQFGYYLSDGGGFITFGGVDNRLKRSPEEEVMWSPVSTDMGFWTIDIMGVRKEYAPDVSVKGKVDEVVVKYEGFHDGGKKSIVDTGTFFIYAPKRTMEGYLNDLKVNSCEDKEKLPYIVFQIKSKGIEGIEGSAIIELVMSPNDYVIEYLNEENWTRECVLGIEADEHKDESQIDGWTLGQIFIKSYYTIFDKDNLQIGFVRSKEERRNNKKDDHFRRSFLNLRTKRSSDNARQRGTYSGPLLV; via the exons ATGACGCCCAACATGGTTGCGCGAATTGGCTTCTTGTGCCTTCTGAACATATGGCTAAGTACATTTTCATCTTCCCTTCTGAAGAATACAATGGGGAGCAACTTTTACGTTGCGTCCCATGGGGTAGATAAAATGCAGATGGATTTTCCGCATCGCGTGCATGGTGATCTTACCTCAGAAAAGGCCAACCAAAAGAACAGCCCCATTTTAATCAAATTGATCAAGGAAGACATAccatcaaaaaaaatgacaacataCTATGGCCAAGTGGCCATCGGGGAGAAATCGGAAAATGtgataaatgttttattCGACACGGGTTCTACTGAGTTTTGGATTCCTTTCGAAAATTGTAGAGGAGATAATTTTCCCGACTCTCACAATAAATATAAGCGCACGaaatcatttaaaaataaatttaacaaGGAAGGCATCCCAACGTTGTTGGAGATTAATTATCTCAGTGGGAAAATCATCGGGTTTGACG GATACGACACCATAAAGTTAGGCGCAAATCTGTCCGTTCCGAACACAAACATTGCCTTTGCT ACGAAGATAGAAATACCCGTCTTAGAAGAATTTAAGTGG GATGGTATTTTAGGTCTCGGGTTTGAGAACGCGGATTCAAGGCAGCGCGGGATTAAGCCTTT CTTGGACCATttgaaggatgaaaataTCTTAACAGAGATGGGCTACAAGAACCAGTTTGGCTACTACCTATCTGACGGAG GGGGATTTATCACCTTCGGAGGGGTGGACAATCGGTTGAAGAGATCACCCGAGGAGGAAGTTAT GTGGAGCCCCGTCTCGACCGACATGGGTTTTTGGACAA TTGACATCATgggagtaaggaaggaatacgCACCAGATGTTAGCGTCAAAGGGAAGGTGGACGAGGTTGTCGTGAAGTACGAAGGTTTTCATGATGGAGGGAAGAAGTCCATTGTTGACACAGGGACGTTCTTCATATATGCTCCGAAGAGAACAATGGAAGGTTACCTGAACGATTTGAAAGTAAATTCTTGTGAGGATAAAGAGAAGCTCCCTTATATTGTATTTCAAATAAAGTCCAAGGGAATTGAAGGGATAGAAGGTTCAGCCATCATCGAATTGGTTATGTCGCCAAACGACTACGTTATTGAGTATTTGAATGAAGAAAACTGGACCAGAGAATGCGTCCTCGGAATTGAAGCGGACGAACACAAGGACGAAAGCCAAATAGACGGATGGACACTGGGACAAATATTTATAAAATCATACTACACCATTTTCGATAAGGACAATTTACAAATAGGCTTCGTTaggagtaaagaagaaagaagaaacaataAAAAGGATGACCATTTTAGGAGGTCATTTCTTAACTTAAGGACAAAGAGGAGCAGTGATAATGCCCGTCAGAGAGGGACTTACAGTGGACCCCTCTTAGTTTAA
- a CDS encoding bromodomain protein 1, putative, producing the protein MVLEDFNSLPLIKSIREDNLENVLKFLEENYKEYEVNDKGEYSSKIEIIDKQTHSTPLFYVTARKNDEESVELCKLLIERFAICNPTSKDLMKQTCLFYAAREGHTNLCTYLIEKGCNPNDADNFGQTCLFYASREGKTECVEALIKKGANPNLLDLNKQTCLFYACRDGRYDTVKCLLENGVNPAIKDAQRRTALTFAKGNGHNNIINLLKNTKTVTKPSAEAATTAGVQGGNVKSESNAISSTPGDSNSNVNALRKKYKLQYRPLEEEDPQLWVDAPLIKLKEFERKFPDIALWTRNMTTTPNVEVNHSTDPFNKQWYLIANQIIQSLSKYEGGHIFEKLVDAKKQNCPDYYDVIKNPMSFNCVKTKLKKGQYGLPTEFIKDVQLIFDNCSLYNTSGSLVAITGKNIEAYFNNQLIVTGYNNFVTKANTINERLQKVEDENIKWSAEHEQMVKEEQPGEGNTEQEAVAPAA; encoded by the exons ATGGTACTTGAAGACTTTAACTCCCTCCCCCTAATAAAATCCATAAGAGAAGACAACCTTGAAAATGTACTCAAATTccttgaagaaaattacaaagAGTATGAAGTCAATGACAAGGGAGAATATAGTAGCAAGATAGAAATAATAGATAAGCAGACACACTCCACTCCTTTGTTTTATGTGACTGctagaaaaaatgatgaagagtCGGTAGAATTATGTAAGCTATTGATTGAAAGATTTGCTATCTGCAATCCCACCTCAAAAGATTTAATGAAACAGACTTGCTTGTTTTATGCCGCCAGAGAAGGGCATACCAATTTATGTACGTACTTAATTGAGAAGGGTTGTAACCCAAATGACGCGGATAATTTTGGACAAACATGCCTATTTTATGCCTCCAGAGAAGGGAAGACTGAATGCGTGGAGGCTTTAATAAAGAAAGGGGCGAACCCTAACCTACTCGATTTGAATAAACAGACTTGTTTGTTTTATGCGTGTAGGGATGGGAGGTACGACACGGTGAAGTGTCTGCTGGAGAATGGGGTTAACCCCGCCATCAAAGATGCACAGAGGCGAACCGCTTTGACGTTCGCCAAGGGGAATGGGCACAACAACATTATCAACTTACTCAAAAATACCAAGACAGTGACTAAGCCTTCTGCGGAGGCGGCCACCACAG CGGGTGTCCAAGGAGGGAATGTGAAAAGTGAAAGCAACGCAATTTCCAGCACCCCGGGGGATTCCAACAGTaacg TTAACGCCCTGCGAAAGAAGTACAAGCTACAGTACAGACCtctggaggaagaagaccCGCAGCTGTGGGTGGATGCGCCATTGATAAAGTTAAAAGAATTTGAGAGGAAATTCCCTGATATAGCTTTATGGACAAGGAACATGACCACCACACCGAATGTAGAAGTAAACCACTCAACTGACCCCTTCAACAAGCAGTGGTATCTTATAGCGAACCAAATAATTCAGAGTCTAAGCAAATACGAAGGAGGACATATCTTCGAAAAGCTAGTAGACGCGAAAAAACAGAATTGTCCAGATTATTATGACGTTATAAAAAATCCAATGTCATTTAATTGTGTAAAAACtaaattgaaaaaagggCAATACGGATTGCCGACTGAATTTATTAAAGACGTCCAATTAATTTTCGATAATTGTAGTTTGTACAACACATCGGGATCTCTTGTTGCCATTACGGGAAAGAACATCGAAGCTTATTTTAACAATCAGCTAATAGTGACAGGATACAACAACTTCGTGACCAAGGCGAACACAATAAACGAGCGTTTGCAAAAAGTGGAAGATGAAAATATCAAGTGGAGTGCTGAGCACGAACAGATggtaaaggaagaacaacccGGCGAAGGAAATACAGAGCAGGAGGCAGTCGCACCCGCCGCTTGA
- a CDS encoding KIR-like protein has translation MAGDILGRKNLEGLQSYLQYYKMFENGLTTCEGDSWPTQTKVTLGENPNLKEYENQIVRALCYIKNMRRGQLTNNNKFCDFFYFWVGNIFWKKFKGNTTSFKEAMEKVKGAMSHGGTDHGCSFRFKTEGMTFFPHWKRVYDYLTDRTLIGETLGSGDHPCTETYHIYLQAIRSAYRTVRAQCIQSGNNDTFCEEMKKVNGGDDFGSVPNLNCTVVSEIEAAALYSSKSGTSSALSGAISSGSVFLGIPTILFFLYKYNLLPNWINNTLFKKNNGSRSVKSNRRNGRHKRESTIRNHFDNLTDTSTEYSSADNSTLGVTDRDTSTVLSVPYIR, from the exons ATGGCGGGAGATATACTTGGG aggaaaaatttaGAGGGATTACAGTCATATTTACAGTACTATAAGATGTTCGAGAATGGTTTAACGACTTGTGAAGGAGATTCATGGCCCACACAGACAAAAGTTACGTTAGGGGAAAATCCGaatcttaaagaatatgaaaACCAAATTGTACGGGCTCTATGCTATATAAAGAATATGAGGAGGGGACAATTAACCAATAATAATAAGTTCTGTGATTTTTTCTACTTCTGGgtgggaaatattttttggaagAAATTTAAGGGGAATACTACATCATTCAAAGAAGCTATGGAAAAGGTGAAAGGAGCAATGTCCCATGGTGGAACTGACCATGGCTGTTCTTTCCGCTTTAAAACTGAAGGGATGACATTTTTCCCACACTGGAAAAGAGTGTATGACTATCTTACAGACCGTACTCTTATAGGGGAGACCTTAGGATCTGGTGATCACCCGTGTACTGAGACATATCATATTTATTTGCAAGCTATTCGATCTGCTTACCGAACTGTGCGAGCACAATGTATACAGAGCGGGAATAATGATACATTCtgtgaagaaatgaaaaaagtaaatggtGGAGACGATTTCGGGAGCGTACCCAATTTAAATTGCACAGTAGTATCCGAAATTGAAGCTGCTGCATTATACAGCTCGAAGTCTGGAACAAGCTCTGCCCTCTCTGGTGCTATTTCCTCTGGATCGGTATTCTTAGGAATTCCAACAATACtgttctttttatataag TATAATTTATTACCTAATTGGATAAATAATACCCTCTTCAAAAAGAACAACGGCAGTAGAAGTGTAAAGAGTAACAGGAGAAATGGAAGACATAAAAGAGAATCTACCATCCGCAACCATTTTGATAACCTAACGGACACTTCTACCGAATATTCATCAGCAGATAACTCTACTCTCGGAGTAACGGACCGTGATACAAGTACAGTGCTCTCTGTCCCATATATTAGATGa